The region aatcatttttaaatatgtaatgaTACTTTATCTCACACTGCATTTGTTTCTGTCCCATTTTTCCAATTTGATGCCCAATATGTATCTTTTTGGACATCTGACTAAATGTTTGCACCAATAAGTAACCTTTCATGGCACTCTGCTGGTTTCTAGCTCCTTGTCTGGTCTTATCAACTGAGCTTGCCGTTTTATGGTGTGTTTTATTGAGACTGTCTAGACCTGTCTGCAAAGCAAACCCTTTATGTCATAAAAGAAGCAGGTGGTTGTCATTAAAAtctaacttttaaaaatgttgtggcTTTTGAGTAATCACTGCTGAATATCACTGCAGGTCAAATGAGTTCTTGAGATTGAAAAGGATGATTAATGACGCATCAGCTAACTAAATATCCACTGGCCTTGATTAAATCATCTAATGTAGAGGAAATGCACAAAAGGATTCTAAAGAacattaaaaagattaaatgttTCCCCTCTAAAAACAATATCAGTCTGAGAAATCCCATATCTCGAGACAAAATAATACACTTATAGCATCTCATCAACCAATAAGCCTCCAGATGGCCTGCGTACATCTCGAGCCAGCTAACACACAATGCTAGCCTTTCTGGTGTAGAGAGGAGACCTGCTGAGCGTTCATGCTGTGCAGCTGGCAACTTCAGTTGTCAAAATGTGATGTAATATGATGTAATGTAAAGTATCTGATTACTGAGCCTACAAGAGTGTTTTAGTAGTCTTGCCTGTAAAAGAAGAAACCCTCCTCCAACAGCGGTAGCAGCTATCTTCCCAACTCTCTGGAAGAGGTAACCGGCACACCTGGAAGTGTTGAGATGACGAGTTCattaggaggagttcattataTCATCGTTTCAGACGGACAATCGGTTCTCTCAATTATAGTTCCTCAAGCAATATGGAAATAAGTCAgtcatgtgtgtgttatgttttgacagtattttagTCTCTGTTGTCACCCATGAGCAGATGGATCCTCATGTCTTACCATCCAGTTACCCCTCCCATGGCGATCTGGGTGGCCACAGAATACTTCTCAGCGATCGGGCCTGAGTTGTTCCCAAACACCCTACTCCACCACTGGTGCCTTCGGGCATATTCTGTCAGGTCCACAACCTCATAAACCTCATCTTCACTCTCTGGGTCGTCCTGACCTGctatgatcagtggtggaaaagatATTCAGATCCTGTACTTCAGTAGAAgtaataataccacactgtgagattactccactacaagtaaaagtcatgcattcaaaacttactatggaaaagtacaaaagtatcaaaatcgAAATGATCTGCAAGtattaaaagtacttgttatgcagagtggtctcactcagattgttttatatattctaaatacattagAGTATTTGTACTGGATGCATTTATGGAAGCAGTGTTTGTATTGCTACTTAATATATGCCTGTTTATaagtttaaatgttaaatctcgaccttaAAAGCTACTGAAGCTGGCagccaaatgtagtggagtaaaaagtacaatatttgcctctaaaatgcagtgaagtagaagttCCATATactgaaatactcaagtaaagaacctcaaaattgtactaactaaagtacagtacttgagtaaatatactcagttatattccaccactagCATTCGGCCGTGTTTCATATCACTCTGTTCTATTTTTGCTTTTCAAACCAAACAGCAAACCTTTAAATGTATAACGATAACTGTAAGTGCAGTTCAGCCATCACAGGCTGCTTGTTTATTCCATGTAAATGACTTGGAAAAGCTAATATTAGCTGACTAGCGTCAAATGGCTACCAATCCAAATATCGTGCATATGAAGCCCTATAGTTGTAATTTTCGCATTAATAAAAACTTCAAACTCAAGGCCACATCCAAGTTGaattatattttgttgaaaaCAATCATAAATTCCCAAATTAAATGGAGTAATAGCGCCGTATTGTAGCAAACAAAGATCACCAACCTTCTCTTTGATCCACCGTCGCCATTTTGGAGAAACTGGTTATGTCACCAGGATGTTGACAATACTAAGCCACGCCCACACGGTGACGCTCTGCCACGTCAGTTGAAATGCTTGATCTCGCTTGATTAGGCTCAGCAATTTAAGCagcattatttaaaaattaaaaaaaattataaaataatatgcaaCTTTCTCTTCTGGTAAAGATGTCAATTATGATGTAACTTTTTAAAAGTGCAATCAGAAAGGCTCGGGACGAATGATGCAATGCAGTCATCTTTTTAATCACACGGTCACCCAAGTGTCAATACATAATataattgaatattttattaaaaatgtatacatacacacacacacacacacacacacacatacatatatatatatatatatatataatattttaaaagacaTATAAATCAAAAGTTTTGCTTCCAGAATGATCGCAGTGTAAAATATGAGTGGTTTTCAGGCAGAAAATGAATGTTGTCACACTGCTAAAATAATCgcataagtcattttttgtaaaaattgtttttttttgcctaaatcatctcctcatgacgccagccacctatggtaaaatcgcctacatcctcagttgatcagatcatgtgattttacccctttatgataatggcctatgtgaagtgtgtgacttaagtgaatttattatgcctaagacaaaataaaatgtgacttaggcaattattttgaacatgcctttgtgacttaagcaagacatggtaacactttactctaaggtgtctacataagagtgacatgagtgtgtcataaacatgacatgggatgtgtcatgaacattaatgacactttgaagtaacattaatactCATGATacctgtcatgtcatgtttctgacaggcttgtgtgactcttatgtagacaccttcaaaataaagtgttaccatatcttgcttaagtcacaaaggcatgttcaaaagaATTGCCTAagccatttatttctcttaatttacataatttacacaatgttattactatgccaatagccatcctttgttacatcctttttgagtgaaatgatcaataaatgtaatatattacacttttggtgaagttttttgtgtttcctgctaaacttgaaaaaatgagttaggcgattattttaacagggtgacgatatcattgaatattttatttaaattattgcaTTTCTCAGGGAGAGTTGGATGCCTCGCTTTCATGCACATGCgcaatatacatttaaaataaatataaatgaaaagttTTGCTTCCAGAATGATCGCGGTGTAAAATATGAGTGGTTTTCAGGCAGAAAATGAATATTTAAGATTAAAGGATGATATAGCAGGGATGTCATATGGTGGGATACGGGCGTTCCTATTGGCtgaggaggggggagagggcGTGGCTAGAGCGGCGCGTGGGTTCGCTTGGGTGACACAATTATAACAACTTTATCTTCGCGGCCGAAACGCGTTTTATTGTCAAATACTCACATCTTGGATATTGTATTCAGTTATTCGCATTCAACCAGCGGAACAATATCACTTTGTGAGGAAAAAATGTGACGTTTGAGGAGCTACCCGGAGAGCGCTTCTGTCCCCCCGAAAGGATTTACTTACTATATCGAATCGCATCTTTTCATCCTGGGAAAAAagttttcgatcattttgttttcttcagtttttcttctttgatTCGGCGGAGCAGACCGTTTGTCCCCGCGTCGCGATTTTCCATGCAATCGTGCGGTGTGTCTGTCGCCGCTGCTGCCTGCGCTGCTGCTCGGAGTCTCGGCTCGGCTTCTTCTAGTGGTGATGAGGGAAAGAAAATGGCGGCGGGAAAAGCGAGTGAAACAGAGGAGGACTTTCCGACACTGACAGCCCAGGAGAGGGACAGTTTGGCCGGGATCGACAGGTCGGAACAGCAGCCCCCTGCActcacacaaacgcacactTTGACAATTAATTGTTTTCTGCCCTTTGCATGTCGAAAAATGTCTCCGAGCCGCTCTGCAAGTGATTCTGAGCCGCCTATGTTGTCTTCTTGCTTTGCAGCTCACTGTTTGGATTTCAGAAGCTTCATGAAGATGGCGCCAGAACGAAGGCCCTGTTGATGAAGGTAGCAAATCTAACTGGATGTATTTTACAGTCAAGTAGCACTCCGATTCCTGGGGATTACTTCGACCTCTCAGCTATCATGCAGGGCAGTGAATTTGCTCTGGAAGTAGCCAGCCAGTGTGAACGCAAGTCTCGCTATGGAGACCAAGGCCAGCTAGCCGCAGCCCCTCTGTTAGCCAGCGAGCTAGCCTGCTAGTTAGCTCCTCTCATCCGATGAACAGCGACCCTGCACCTGCGAGCCGAGCATGCATGGCTCCCTTGATGTAACTAGCTTGTTAATGTTTGTCAGGAGAGCGTAGTATCATGGGTATCGACAGGTAGTTTGCACATCTGCAGTTTGTGGCTAATCCAGTTAATATATTATGTTACAAATAGAAGTTACAACagcaaaaggatgcagaaattACATAAAGATCTTATGCTGGCAAGCAgcatacaaacacaaatatttggTGTAATATTTGGTGTTTGCCGTAGTTTGATACTTATATTATGTAGTCTAATAGCTGATAACGGTGTTTACACCATGTGTTTAAGTCTGTCTGAAAGGATGTGCATGTTGTCTAAGGCAACTTAAATATTATCTTAGATCTTGCCTGACCTCAAGAACAGTGATCGGTCATCTTTTTGCTTCTTCTTGACTGCTGATggtgacaaaaacattaaaggaGGTGAAGAAAGGTTCAGTAATCTGCTGCAAAAGCCCTCTCTACTTCAAGCTCACCACAGACACAGCTCTCATGTACAGGCAGCCGCCCTTCCCTGTTAGCATAGCTTACATTATTCCCCACAGCGTATCCTTGTGTACTTGCAATTtccctagcaccacacgataattctacaccttaaagaattgtcactttgctgcactaatggctcttactgcactataccttgattgtttgcttttttcttcctataagtcgctttggataaaagcgtctgctaaatgactaaatgtaaatgttgtacCAGCAGCAACACAAACGTCGTCACggttttgtgcagcactttgctTGCACTTAAATGACACAAGTTTTATGTCGTCATGAGACTGTTTAAATGCAAACATTATACTCTCACATCTGACCTTAAACACACCAGTATCCTCATACACAGCTGCTGGTGGAAGTAACGTTGCAGCCTTCTTCTGGGTGCACCAAACACAGCCTTTTATACGACTAGCTAATGCCCGGTATTTGCATTAATGGCGTGATTGGCCACATAACGTTGGGTTGTGTTTGTGACATTGCATTGCTGCGCTGAATGTGCTCCAGAGGTGTTCTGATCGTTTTGGTTTGGAGTCTGTGTTGAACGAGTTGACAAACGTTACAAGTAACGTTAATGGCTGGCTGCCTGTCCAAGATGGCGGGACATGGCGGAGTGACACCGATAGCTATATAACCCATTTGATATGAATATATTGCTGCTGATTGTTAGTTTGTTGCTAACGTGTATCCTTATTTTCCTCCGGGCTCTTTGCTCTTTGAAGAGACTGGTTCCTCTTGCTGACCGAGGTGGTGCCGGGCTCCTTTGTTTACAGTTTTCATTGCCCCTGTTTGCCTCTGCATGTGCTCCCGGACGGGAAAGCTCCATGTTAAACAGGCCCAGTCTACCTGTACACAGCACACTATTGAGCTAATGAAGAGAAACCCCTCTCTCTTGTGTATTTATCATGAACAATGGATGGTGTAGAGAAGATGGTGCTATTGACAGCTCATGGTTTGAGGGGCCATCCGCGGATCTGCTCGCTAGGTGGTGTGGGACACCTATGAAGTGCGACTGCCCATTTAGCATTAGCTGCACTGGAGCAGCAAGGAGCACCATACTAGCTAGAGAATATGGACAGTGTGCACAGCTAAGCATGTATTGGGCTGTATTCTGTTTAAAAACTGAAGCTTATAAAGGTGTTACTTCTCCATAGTAAAATTCTAAACTGCACTATTagagtactttattaatcccacaatggggaaattcaacctctgcatttaacccatccttattttacacacaagtgaacacaccatgcaaggagcagtgggcagcacattactgcgcccggggagctgtggaggggggggttaggtgccttgctcaagggcacttcagtcctagacctgtcagtaccgggattcgaaccagcgactctccagttacaagcccgattcctaacctctaggccacggactgcctaGATTACAATGCTGTAGCACAATTTGTTGATATATATTTAACTTGGAAGTGTTTTATATGCCTTAATTTGAAATGCTAACCTTTTGAAACAGCCCACCCTGTCGTGAAAAAGACCTGTATTGCCATATACCCTGAGGAATTAGTTTGCTGTCAGTGGTAGGTAATATCGGGCAttcttgggttattttgtgcattACGCAATTCTTTTGTTGTTAGTGGCAGTAACATTTGAAACTCATAAGTTAGGTCTTGCTACATAGTTGGTGTCTGTTGCCAGACTTCACTGTTGCAGTCTCAGCCTTCTACACTTGGGTATATACATACAAGGCACTTGGCCTGCCCAGCTAACTCACAGCCTCAGGTGTCTTCATGTGGAGGTTGTTGCAGTCTGATAGCTCCACCAGTCTGATACGTCAGGTAGTTAGCAAAGCTGACAGCATGGCAGTTGAAtgaaaacacttgaattttaTTATCCTGGCAGACACTGACCTaactaaacaaataaacaggGCTCGTACTGGTGCTGGAAGAACTGAAACACTTTGATTTGAACATgttgttttcaaggtttgaggTATTGTTTGGATTTCCAATTAAGTGctaaaaaatgcttgaaatttaGGTTGTATAGGATGCCAAGTCGACTTAAAAAcgtgacacattttgaaatatgaaacctttgttttaatttgtaagCTTTCTCACTAAACACACAACCTTGGTTCCCAAAAAGCTGGGACGTTGTCTTGATCATAAATACATTGCTGATCCTCTTAGACATGTTTAATTGGAACCTTTAAAAAGACTGTGTATTttaaactttagtttttttggaaACATACACTCTGATTCTGTATttcatgcattctgtttttatttgctttacacAGTGTCCCAAACTCTTTTTGGAATCTTCTGTTTAATATGGGTTGTTTATAGCACAATAACTTTTACTTTATTGTGACACAGAATTTGAATGAtcagtatattttatttactgtatttgctgcatataaatatgtaatttacgAAAGCTGTAcggtgctggaaaagcttaaaaaatgcttgaaagtgcttgaatttgacttaaGAAGTGATGTTGACAAAAGGAAAACAGTAGAGAAGTCTCAGCTCCTAGTTAACTTCCAATACAGATGTTAAATTGGAAAAAGAAGAGACAGGGCTGGTATTGAATATGCTAATACTCAGAGTTTGGGTATTGAATGAGGGATATGTTTCGGCAGCAGACAAAATAGCAACTATATTGCTGATATTAGACTATCAAAATGATTCAGAGTGCAGAATGACACATTATGAAAATTGCTGATTGTGAGCTTTATTGCGTAGGTCGACTATatttatatgacattttttagttTCTATTATTCCCCCAAGGCGAAGAAACCATAAGTTGTTGgtttcttaaagagacagttcaccccaaaataaaaaaacaacaacatatttttcctcttaccttaaatgctatttatcagtctagactGTTTTGCTGTGAGTTGGAGATATAAGCTGTAGAGATTTCCATCTTCTCTTCAATATAGTGGAACATAATAAGAATACACACATTATTTTGTGCTTTTCAAGCTTTTttaaggtgcattttcaagttTTTCCAGCACCGTACAACTTTGGTAAAGTACATATTTATATGCACTACATACAGTATACAATATACTAATTATTATGTCAGATTGTTATTTAGATTGTTCAATAGAgctacaggtaagagggaagACGGGTCATTTTTATTTGAGGGTGTTCTGTACCTTTCAGAAAAAGAAAGCACATGTTCAGCTGTACTTAGCAACAATAACAGGTTTCTTTCTCTGTTCAGATTCCATGCTTGTGTTAGACACATTGAATCATTTAAAGTTTTCCTGTGCTCCCCTTGAACAATGGCTGATGGAAACAAAATGGCAAATGAACCAGAATTTGGCCACACAATTAACCTCAATTACATCTGACTGCAATGTGAGATATCCCGTGTTTGAGTCTGCTGCACGAACTGTCTCCTTTTGGcacatttagacatttttagagGTTTCCGCTCCTAGCGTATTAGTTTTGAGTGACTACCCTGTCTGGCACTTTGGCGGTCGTCGCTGCACTGTTGCTCTATCTACATGCAGATAACTGTGGGTTCAACTTTTCTGACAGAACTGGGTCACTGTATCATCACCAGCAACTAGGTGGCAATGACGTAAACTTAAGCAACTTAGAATAGGAAGACAGGAGATAAGCTTTCATGCAAGTGtcctcttatttttgttttctccacGTGAGAATGACTATTTTCACATCATCTGTTTTCGTTTTGCAGCAGGAAAGGATTGAGTTCATGATGGTGTTTCTGGTGCTACATTCAGGtgaagtttgcatgttcttGTTGGATTTCCTCCTGGTTAAGAGTGATAAGTTTGCAGGTTAGGTGTATATTTTGGACAGCTTTTGCATTGCCCTTGACGAAAGCAGTGCCAGGGTGCTGTGCTGCGTCTGACCTCTGCTCAGAAATAGTTGAGAGAGGTCATTTGCAGGGGACACTTTGTCCCACAGGGATTATTAAAGTATTACAGAATTTAAAAAGCAGTGGACcgtgaacaaaaaaatgacttccgTGCTCCGCTTATAAGTTGGCCAGCAAgctcattagaaaaaaaaaagtctgtgtaTTCTCGTTAATTAGATCATGCTGCAGATGTAGCATGAAACTGAAAACATTGTATTGCATGGACGCTCAGTGTTACCTCACTGCAAAAGATCCTAGTCAGGGCACACAAGCTGCAGGGACATACCTGGTGCATGAAAGCTAACAGGACCTGCAACACCATTGTATTACTTCATTCCTTCTTCTTGCAGTTTTCTAAATGATGTCTGCAGGTCAGGTGTATTCTGATGCTAATGGTAAATGCATTGTAGCAACCAGGATCAATTGTGACTACGtctgcttttcaaaataaggtgTTAACGCAGAATACATACATATTATTTGGATTATACATATTTACACTTTGCTTTCTAGTCTCTAAATGCTCCTCTTacttatttaacccattgaagcctggaaagcggatacgtcgttttgtagtatttgtataagctctcaaatactttttgaatttcatttctatctgctacagaggctgaaaaatctattatttagtagaagcgttgacacttctgttgaatttccagaaaaacttcaggtttcaggggcttattttaaaatcgcccagaggttttagaggcgtttcaggcctcaatgggttaaataagtTGCATTATCCTCAGTTGATCTGAAACGCTGAACATAAAACAAGCCTGAATTCGCTGTAGCTGCGACCACACATGTCAAATTTCCGCCCTCCTAGGGCAAAAGCTGTGGTCACCAAAGGGTGGGGGGAGTTTTTGAGAACCATCCAACCAACAGAGCGAAGTAAAGGTGCCGATCACATCTAACAAAAGGAGAGCGTAGTATCATGGGTATCGACAGGTACTTCGCACATCTGCAGTTTGTGGCTCATCCAGTTAACAAATTATGTTACAAATAGAAGTTACATCAGCAAAAGGACGCAGAAATTACATAAAGATCTTATGCTGGCAagcaacaaacacaaatattttgTGTAATATTTGGTTTTTGAACTGCATTCTCTGGGAATGGAACAATCTACAGAAAAAACTTAAACTAGAAAGTCTGATATCAATCAATGAATTTAAAGCTACCATCAAGACTGTGGTGAAAGAGACgtgtgcttgtttttcttaataaggctcattatgttttaatattgtgttatattgcacttgttttattgtaaatgttggtttttttggcacttttgtTGAGTTTTGGCTGCTATTTTGGCAAGGActctcttgaaaaagacatTCTGAATCTGAATGggacttcctggttaaataaagattaaaaaaataaaaattaaaaaataaataaatatatatatatatatatatatatatattaggtaGTCTAATGGCTGATAACGGTGTTTACACCATGTGTTGAAGTCTGTCTGAAAGGATGTGCATGTTGTCTAAGGTAACTTAAATATTATCTTAGATCTTGCCTGACCTCAAGAACAGTGATCGGTCATCTTTTTGCTTCTTCTTGACTGCTGATggtgacaaaaacattaaaggaGGTGAAGAAAGGTTCAGTAATCTGCTGCAAAAGCCCTCTCTACTTCAAGCTCACCACAGACACAGCTCTCATGTACAGTGGATAAAAGAAGGTAAACGCTGCTCCTGCTCATAGTGAGATCTGTGAAATTGAGCTTcttcaaaaacatgcaaaatcctAACTTTAGATGTTGTGTTTACCAGCGACCACTCACAAGTTACTTGGAAATAAGTCATTCTGCATGAAAACACATAATGCATTTAgcatctgtttgttttagtcTATCTCCCTTCTAGTTATGTAGTGTATGAAGTGTTTGCCGCTGAAACAACACAGCGTTAGTGAAGAGGACTAGTGTCTGACAGTTGCGTTTGTGTTGTCAAGCGAACGGTTGTGTTCAGTGTTCACGTCCATCACTCAAATCGCTCAGCTACGGTGAGTTTGTCACTATTTCTGTCCTGGTCTTTGTTTCTACTTCTGCAAGTTGTTCTTGCAAAAAAGCAATCATCATGTATCCTCACCCATGCTACTGTTGACCATGCAGTTGGAGTAAATAAGTTGTTGGAACGGCATCCTGGAtcctgtgtttaaatgtgctttttttttatcctgtatattgttgctatttattttaagttcaatattttatttcctacctcaggcattgtgatttcctttatttgttaaagaaaagtactgctgtgttattattttttcaatataataagattcaaacattgaaggtgtatactgtgagttata is a window of Centropristis striata isolate RG_2023a ecotype Rhode Island chromosome 24, C.striata_1.0, whole genome shotgun sequence DNA encoding:
- the LOC131963144 gene encoding FUN14 domain-containing protein 1 isoform X2, which translates into the protein MATVDQREGQDDPESEDEVYEVVDLTEYARRHQWWSRVFGNNSGPIAEKYSVATQIAMGGVTGWCAGYLFQRVGKIAATAVGGGFLLLQIANHSGYVQVDWKKVEKDVNKAKKHLKKKANKAAPEINTFIEEVKATDFIKRNIVLSSGFVGGFFLGLAS
- the LOC131963144 gene encoding FUN14 domain-containing protein 1 isoform X1: MATVDQREAGQDDPESEDEVYEVVDLTEYARRHQWWSRVFGNNSGPIAEKYSVATQIAMGGVTGWCAGYLFQRVGKIAATAVGGGFLLLQIANHSGYVQVDWKKVEKDVNKAKKHLKKKANKAAPEINTFIEEVKATDFIKRNIVLSSGFVGGFFLGLAS
- the LOC131963144 gene encoding FUN14 domain-containing protein 1 isoform X3 — its product is MATVDQREAGQDDPESEDEVYEVVDLTEYARRHQWWSRVFGNNSGPIAEKYSVATQIAMGGVTGWCAGYLFQRVGKIAATAVGGGFLLLQIANHSGYVQVDWKKVEKDVNKAKKHLKKKANKAAPEINTFIEEATDFIKRNIVLSSGFVGGFFLGLAS